AATACGTCATAACCGAGCGAGACGGTGAATCCGAGCAGCATTAACCCGCAGAATGGTCCCAGCACGCGCAGCGGTGCAAAATACATCCCCATCCGCGCGATCAATTGCACGAATCGCAGCGTGTCGCGGATCGGTTTGATCTTCGATTTGCCGATCCGATGTGCGTAACTGATCGGTTCGTAATGAACGCTGTGCCCGTTGGTCATGAAGGCCAACGTGCTGGTTGTGGTGAAGCTGAAGCCGTCGGAGTACATGTGGATGAACTTCTCCGCCGTCTCCTTTTTGAAGACTCGCAAACCCGAGTTCAGGTCGGGGATCTTGCGGTTGGCGATCCACGACGCGTATCCCTTCAGGAAGAACTTGGGGATACTGCGGATCTTGGAGTAGTGGACATCTTTGCCGGTTCGCGAGCCGACGACCATGTCGTAGTTCTCGGCGAGTTTCACGAGTTCGCCGATCCGTTGGTTCGGATACGTGCCGTCGGCGTCGGTGATCACGATCAGCGGAGCCGACGCGTGGCGGATCCCCGTTTTTAGGGCCGCACCGTAGCCGCGGTTTTCCGGGTGCGTGATCACGACGATGTCGCGATGCGATTGTTTGATCTGTTGCAGCTTTTCCGCCGTGCCGTCAGTCGATCCGTCGTCGACGACGATCATCTCGACGCGTTGCGGGCCGATCAGCATGTGCCGCAACTGGACGATCGCGTCGGGCAACGCACCCGCTTCGTTGTAGCAGGGGACGATCACCGAGTAGTGCGGTCGCTGCGGAGGCAGAGATTCTTCGGTCGCTCCCCCCTGCTCTACTTCTTGCGTGATCAGCGTCGTCAGGAATTCGGGGAACGTCGGTTCGGTTTGCATCGCGTTGGCAACCCAATGGAGTCATCGGACGGTTTGGCGGCAAGCGGCATTGCTTTTTTGATGTGCCGCGCCGGTGGCCGCTGCAAAAAAGCAGGGCCTAGTCTGTCCATACAACTTCCGCATGGGTGAATGCAAGTTCATCCTGGGGTGATAGCAAAGGAACTCCCGTGCCTCGTCGGGCACGGATTGCAGATGGTCGCCTTTCGCTCCGCGAAAGTGCGCCATGCGAACCGCACTTTCGCGGAGCGAAAGGCGACCATGGCGATACTAGCACGACGCGCCAGCGAGTGTTTAGAAGTGAACGTTGACGGTTTGTTCACTCGCTTGCGCTTCGTGCTGGTATGGGACGCACTTTCGCAGAGCGAAAGGCGACCATGGCGATACTAGCACGACGCGCTAGCGAGTGTTTAGAAGTGAACGTTGAGGGTGTGGTTCACTCGCTTGCGCTTCGTGCTGGTATGGGGCGCACTTTCGGGGAGCGAAAGGCGACCATGGCGATACTGGCACGACGCGCTAGCGAGTGTTGAGAGGCGAGTGTTGAGAACTCACTCGCTTGCGCTTCGTGCTGGTATACGAACCGCACTTTCGCGGAGCGAAAGGCGACCATGGCACGACGCGCTAGCGAGTGTTCTTGTCAGGGTGCGATTCCCTTACGCTTCGTCGGTCGATGAGGGTTCTGGCGTGGGGCTGGCCAACAGGTAGTAGAAGACCGGGGTCAAGAAGATCCCGAAGAAGGTCACGCCTAGCATTCCGGAGAAGACGGCGATACCGAGGGTCGATCGCATCTCCGCTCCCGCACCGCTGGCCAGGGCCAACGGGACAACGCCCAGGATAAAGGCGAGCGAGGTCATGATGATCGGCCGCAAACGCAGACGGCACGCTTTGATCGTGGCGTCGAATTTGCTGAGTCCCGCTTCTTGCTGCTCCTTGGCAAATTCAACGATCAAGATCGCGTTTTTACTCGCCAACCCGACCAAGACGATAAACCCAATCTGGACGAAGATGTTGATGTCGCGGCCGGTCAGCGCGATGCCGATCACTGCACACAACAAGCACATCGGGACGACCAGCACGACCGCCAGCGGCAGCTTCAGACTTTCGTATTGCGCCGCGAGGACCAGGAAGACGAGGACGACGGCTAAGCCGAATACGATCAGCGCGGTGTTGCCCGCTTGGATCTGCAGGAAGGTGAGTTCGGTCCACTCGGTGTCGAAGCCAAACGGTAGGGTTTCGGCCACCACTTTCTCGACGATCTTGATCGTGTCGCCGGAGCTGACCCCTGGCATCGCGACGCCGTTGATCGCCGTGGCGGTGAAGCCGTTGTACCGCATCACCGCGGCGGGGCCGGTCGTATCTTCGACGCGAGCCAGCGTTCCCAGCGGCACCATCTGCCCGGTCTGGCTGCGAACGTACAGTTGCGTGACTTGATCGGGAGTCAGACGGTACAGCGGGTCGGCTTGCAGGTTGACTTGCCAGGTGCGGCCGAAGGCGTTGAAGTCGTTGACGTAATATCCGCCCAGGTAGGTCTGCAGCGTCGTGAAGACTTCGTTGAGTGCGACGTTCATCGATTTGCACTTTTCGCGATCGACGTCGATGAACATCTGCGGCGTGTTGGCCCGAAAGCCGCTCCGCATCCCCAGGATCGTCGGCTCGCTGGAGCCTTTGATGGACAGTTGCGTCGTCGCTTTTTCCAGTTCGGTCAGCCCCAGTTGGCCGAT
Above is a genomic segment from Rosistilla ulvae containing:
- a CDS encoding glycosyltransferase family 2 protein yields the protein MQTEPTFPEFLTTLITQEVEQGGATEESLPPQRPHYSVIVPCYNEAGALPDAIVQLRHMLIGPQRVEMIVVDDGSTDGTAEKLQQIKQSHRDIVVITHPENRGYGAALKTGIRHASAPLIVITDADGTYPNQRIGELVKLAENYDMVVGSRTGKDVHYSKIRSIPKFFLKGYASWIANRKIPDLNSGLRVFKKETAEKFIHMYSDGFSFTTTSTLAFMTNGHSVHYEPISYAHRIGKSKIKPIRDTLRFVQLIARMGMYFAPLRVLGPFCGLMLLGFTVSLGYDVFFLGDLTEKTLMLLLFGMNTTFFALLADMIDKRSH